Proteins encoded within one genomic window of Neochlamydia sp. AcF84:
- a CDS encoding glycosyltransferase family 92 protein, protein MKRFLILCGLFFILQTLNAGYKYELSSCAIFMEDDLPYMPEWIEFHKHQGIQHFYLYNNGPIKVWKTYLDKYEKEGFVEVIEWNYGSQNVIEWNSIQTQAYMHCLKKITKESKWCAIIDTDEFLFTLPYKNLRKALKNYEEFAGVVVNWVMYGTSNVDYIPEGQKLTDLLTFRGAVDGDLHVKSIVKPAYVVDIMDPHSFIYSANKFAVNENKELVHGAFTAKNSVNIFRINHYWCRDKSFLINTKLARRLKWGQPIESVLEIEKGYNLEHDDLIKNFNNYNPHASLEI, encoded by the coding sequence ATGAAGCGTTTTTTAATTCTCTGTGGGTTGTTCTTCATCTTACAGACTTTAAATGCCGGCTACAAATATGAATTATCCAGTTGTGCAATTTTTATGGAAGATGATCTTCCTTATATGCCTGAATGGATCGAATTTCATAAGCATCAAGGTATCCAACATTTTTATTTATACAATAATGGACCTATCAAGGTATGGAAAACTTATCTAGATAAATATGAAAAGGAAGGCTTTGTTGAGGTAATAGAATGGAATTATGGTAGCCAAAACGTTATCGAATGGAATAGCATTCAAACTCAAGCTTACATGCATTGCTTGAAAAAAATCACCAAGGAATCTAAATGGTGTGCCATCATTGATACCGATGAATTCCTTTTTACACTGCCTTACAAAAATTTGAGAAAAGCTTTAAAAAATTATGAAGAATTTGCAGGTGTGGTAGTCAATTGGGTAATGTATGGAACAAGTAACGTAGATTATATTCCAGAAGGGCAAAAATTGACCGATCTATTGACTTTTAGAGGAGCGGTAGATGGTGATTTGCATGTTAAATCTATTGTTAAGCCTGCCTATGTGGTAGATATCATGGATCCTCATAGTTTTATCTACTCTGCCAATAAATTTGCTGTGAATGAAAACAAAGAGCTTGTTCATGGAGCTTTTACAGCAAAAAACAGTGTTAACATTTTTAGAATTAATCATTATTGGTGTCGAGATAAAAGCTTTTTAATCAACACTAAGCTTGCTCGTCGGCTAAAGTGGGGCCAGCCTATAGAATCTGTGTTGGAGATAGAAAAAGGATATAATCTAGAGCATGATGACTTAATTAAAAATTTTAATAATTATAATCCTCATGCCTCACTTGAAATTTAA